The nucleotide sequence ACGCCAGCGGCTCACTCCACCCATGAAGCCCATCAGGAACTCGAACGTGTAGGCCAGCGTGCCCAGGCCGGCGTCGGAGATGGGCAGGGAGTGCGACATGGCCGAGTCCAACACGCGGCGGCTGCCTTCACCGAAGAACGGATCCCAGATGCCGGGAGCGTAGCCCAGCTGGTACATGGCCAAGGCCCGCGAGGCCAGGTACCCGAGGAACCCCGTGGCGATCATGATCCAGCGCTGCGGCCACGACGACGGATTGTACGTCCAACCGGGAGGCCGGGCCCCGCCCATGCGCATGAACAACGTCATGTTGGGCATGCGCGGGATGAGGATGGTCAAGGCGATGACCCACATCCCCACGAGGGTGTCGTTCAGGTAGGCTGCGGAGGTCGGAGCCCAGAACAGGAGCGGCGCTGCGTTCAGCCATGCGCCCACACCGCAGGCGAGCCACCCGCTGATGGGCCGATCCGGGCGAAGGCGACGCCATCCCAACCCCACGAGTAGCACCCCCGACAGGACGTCGCTCCAGGTCATCAGGCTGGCGCGCAGGGCGGTGTGCGTCCCATCCGAGAACCACACGCCACGACCGCCGCTCGGCTCGACCCACAACGCCGGATTCAGGTGACCGAACGTCACCGGGGCGAGCATCATCCAGATCCCCAGCAGGATCAGTGTCCACGGGATCCACAGCGTGGCCCGGTGCTGCTCGCGCAGATGCTCGTACCGGGATGCGGAGTACGGCGGCGTGGGGTTCATGTCAGCCATGGAGGCGGACGGGACTCTGGCGCATGGAGCATCCTCCGGACGGGGATCGAGCCGCGGAAGCGGGAAACCCGGGATGCCGGACGCTGCGCGCAAGAAGCACTCCGCGCCCGGCCAACCCCGGTGCGCCGCCGCGCTCGCCATCCTGCTTCGCGATTGTTTCGGCCACCGGCCTCGTGCACGATCCGGAGTCGTGTGCGGGTCGGTTCCGGGGGTCCAGAGCGGGAGGGAGAGAGCCACAGGGCTACGCATGTCCGGCACGGGCCCTGCCGCCATCGACCGCAGCACGGTGCCACCCTTCTGCCTGTCGCCGGTCCCCCGAAGGAGCCTCGAATGGGGTCTGACACCTCGACCGCTGTTGTACGGTGTTCCCTTCTGCACCTGGGAGCCGCGCTGCTCGTGTTCAGTGGAGTGGCCGCATGTGGCGGTGACGACGACCCGGTGGGCCCGGGTCGAGACGTCCATGCGTTCTCCTTCGAGAGCGGCTTGGGGAACTGGGAGCCCGACGCCACCGATCTGGACGATCCGCCGATCTCCTGGGAGATCGACACCACCACGCGGTTCGCGGACGACGGCGATCGCGCCGTGCGACTTCGACTCGAGAATCTGAACGACGCCGGAAAGATCTGGATCGAACGGCGCTTCGACGTAGAGCCCGAAACAGAGTACGACATCGACCTCACCTTCGCCTTCGGCACCGGAGACGGCGGGAGCATCAACCTCTGGACCGTGATCGCCGGCGCACACGGGCACGATCCGGAGACACGCACCGACCTGACCTTCCAGGGCGACACCGGTCACGAGCAAGGTCTCGGGAGCGGCATCGTCTGGGTGGACAGATCCTACGGCCTGACCGCACGCTCCGACGCGGACGGTTCGCTGTGGGTGAGCATCGGCGTGTGGGGCACGTATGAGGTGACGCGCATCTACTACGTCGATGACGTGCAGATCCGGCTGGAGCCCCGGAGCTGAGCGGGTCCAGCGTGGACGCGGTGGTGGTGGGCTCCGGCCCGAACGGTCTGTGCGCCGCCATCGAGCTGGCGCGTCACGGGATCGCCGTCCGCGTCTTCGAGGCCCAGCCCGATCCCGGTGGGGGCGTGCGCTCCTACGCCGGCACAGAACCCGGCTTCGTGCACGACCTCTGCTCGGCCGTGCATCCCCTGGCCGTCGCCTCTCCCTTCCTGGACAGCCTGGATCTCGAGGGCGCGGGCCTGGAATGGGTCCACCCCCGCGTCCCTCTTGCCCATGTGCTCGAAGGCGAGGAGCCGGTGCTCCTCCATGTCTCCCCCGACGAGACGGCCGACAACCTGGACGGGCAGGACCGGGCCGCCTGGACCGGCTGGACGGCCGCTCTACTGCGCGACTGGGACGCGCTGCTCGACGACATCCTGCGACCCCTGCGCATCCCTCGACATCCGGTGGTCACGGGACGCTTCGCGCTCTCCGCGCTCCGGTCCGCGCGCGGGCTCGCGGAGCGCCGCTTCGGGGGCCGCCGCGCGCGGGCGTTGCTGGCCGGCGTGAGCGCCCACTCGGTGCGGCCCTTGAGCGCGCCAGGGAGTGCGGCGCAAGGGGTCGTGCTGACCCTGGCAGGGCACGCGGTGGGGTGGCCGTTCCCGCGCGGAGGCGCGGGGGCGCTCACGCGGGCGCTGGTGCGGATCCTCGAGCGTTTCGGGGGCGCGGTGGAGACCTCGCACCGCGTCGATTCCCTCGACGAGCTGCCGCCCGCCCGGGCCACGCTCCTCGACCTGACGCCGTGGCAGGTGCTGCGCGTCGCGGGGGACCGGCTCCCTGCGCGCTACGCCCACGCGCTGCGCCGATACCGCTACGGTCCCGGCGTCTTCAAGGTGGACTGGGCCCTGTCGGAGCCGATCCCGTGGCGTCATGCAGCAGCGAGCGGGGCCGGAACCGTGCACGTCGGCGGAACGCTCGACGACGTGGACGCAGCCGTCACGGCGCCGCACCACCAGCGGCTGCCGGATGCGCCGTTCCTGATCCTCGCGCAGCCCAGCCTGTTCGACGACACACGGGCACCGGGCTCGATGCACACGGCCTGGGGCTACTGTCACGTGCCCCACGGTTCGCACGCAGACCGCGTGGCGGAGATGGAGGCGCAGGTCGAGCGGTACGCGCCGGGCTTCACCGACGTCGTGCGCGCCCGTGCGGTGCGCAGCCCTGAGACGCTGCAGCGCGACAACGCCAACCTCGTGGGAGGCGACATCGGCGGAGGCGCCCAGACGCTCCGCCAGACGGTCTTCCGACCGGCCGTGCGGTGGGATCCCTATCGCACGCCGGTGCCCGGGCTGTTCCTGTGCTCGTCCTCCACGCCGCCCGGAGGCGGTGTCCACGGCCTGTGCGGCGCGCGCGCGGCCGACCGGGCGCTGGAGCAGACGTTCGGCATCCGTCCGACCCCCTGGTCGGCGGGCTCCCATTCCCTTCGCGCCCCTGGAGGTGTTGCATGTCACGCTCGCTGAGCTGGAGGATCGCCGCCGGCCTCTCCATCATGGCCGCTGGCGCGCTCACCCGGCTGATCCTGCGCAAAGGGTGGAAGGCGGCCCTGCACGCCGATCCCCCCGTCGATCCGGACGCGAAGGACGTGCGCTGGCAGGAGGCGCTGGGGTGGGGGCTGCTCAGCGCGGCCGGGGCCAGCGTGGCCCGGCTGCTCGCGCAACGAGGCGCACGCCGTGGATGGCGCGCCCTGACCGGGGGCGATCCTCCGGACTGACCCGTTCCCGTCCGCAGCGGGGTCCGGCCTGCTCCAGCGCCCTCTTCACTCCGGCGGGGTGGCGCCGTCCCGGCCGTACCACGCAGCCAGCGCGGCGCGGTCGGCGGGCGTGAGCGGCTTCGCCACCTCGCGCATGATCGCCGACCAGATGGAGCCACCGCGCACACCGCGCGCGAACAGCTCCAGCTGCCGCTCCAGGTAGTCGGCCGGCTGTCCACTCAGCCGGGGGTAGACCCCGGGGGTGGGTGCGTCGCTGCCGTGACAGGCGTCGCACGCCGCGATCCGGCGCGCGGCATCTCCCTGCTCCGCGAGAGCCCGCCCGAGGACGCGCAGTGTATCCGCCGGCCCCAGAGTGGGCTCGCTGGGACGCGCACGGCTCGCATACCACGCCACGGCCGCCGCGCGCTCGCTCGCCTCGATGGCGACCGCGATAGGCTGCATGATCCCGCTCGCACGGGCGCCGCTGGTATACGCGGCGAGGCTGTGTTGCAGATACGCCGCCCGTTGCCCCGCCAGGTGGGGGAAGGCGTCTCCCGCTCGTCCCGTGCCGTCCAGACCGTGGCAGCGCGCGCAGATCTCCCGTACGATCCCGGGAGCGGCCTCCTCCGTCCCCGCGTCGCCCGCCGCGGGCTCCACGGCGTCCCGGGGCGGACCCCACACCAACCCGGCGTACCCGGCCTCGTCGAGGTCCGGGAGCCGGCGCAGGAACGCCACCACGTCCCAGACCTCATCATCGCGCTCGCGAGCGACCCAGGCCGGCATGCCGGTGAACTTGATGCCGTGCTTGACCACGAAGAACAGCTCACGATCGCTCCGCTCGTCGATGCGGTGCACCGCGAGGAGAGGCGGCGTGGGCGTCATCTCCTCGGTGATGCGGCTCGGCTCGATCCCGGGAGCCCCATGACACGGGCGACAACCGCCTTGGTAGTGGCCAGCGCCGCGCAACACCCGCGCCGGATCGTCCAGGGGCGGCGGAGCCTCCACGGCGAGGGACTGCGTGGCGACCGCCCGCCCCTTGGCGAGCTGGAGCAGCCACCGGGTCGGGGGCCAGTGCCCTACGCTGGCGCGGATGGGGATCGCGCCTGCGAGCACAGCCAGCGCGCCCACGCCGACCACGCCGACCAGGGCCCACAGCACGCAGCGGCGGGTCACCCTCACGATGCCTCCTCCATCGGGTGGCGCACGCGTCGGCCGCCGAGCAATGCCGCGGTGAGCGCCACGCCGGCGACCAGGTAGACCACACCACCCACCCCCAGCATCAAGGCCCCGCCCACCTGCTGGTCGCGAAGCGCAGCGCGCGCGGCGCCCGCATGGTAGAGGGGTCGCGGCGCGAGGCCGAGCAGCGCCCCGAGAAGCGTCATGTGCATGGACGTCAGGAGCAGCGCCACGGTTCCCACGGCGGCGCGCCCCGCACGCTCCGCGGCGTCCCCGCCCAGCGCCGACATCCAGACGGCCAGACCGGCCAGCAGGAAGGACCCCTGTTCCAGCAGCAGTGCCATTCCGCCCGCCCGCGCGGCGTGGTGCAACACCGGCAGGTGCCATCCCCAGACGACCATGAACTCCACCGCCGTGAGCGGCAGGGCCGGCAGCCGCGCAGGGTGACCGCGGACGGGGTCCAGCCCGGAGCCGGCGAGCGCGAAGGCCAGCAGAGGAGCCACGACGGCCACCACCCCCATGTGCACGACCATGTGGGCCGAGAACGGCCCCGGGGCCAGCCGCGGAAGCACACCCGACCACAGCAGGGCCAGCAGTCCCAGCGCGAGCGTCCCCGTCAGGAGGCGGCCCCTCATCGGCAGGTCTCCACGAAGAGCGCGACCATCCCCACGAACAGGGTGGCCACGCCGCTCAGGGACGCAAGCAGCACGGCC is from Gemmatimonadota bacterium and encodes:
- a CDS encoding vitamin K epoxide reductase family protein, with translation MADMNPTPPYSASRYEHLREQHRATLWIPWTLILLGIWMMLAPVTFGHLNPALWVEPSGGRGVWFSDGTHTALRASLMTWSDVLSGVLLVGLGWRRLRPDRPISGWLACGVGAWLNAAPLLFWAPTSAAYLNDTLVGMWVIALTILIPRMPNMTLFMRMGGARPPGWTYNPSSWPQRWIMIATGFLGYLASRALAMYQLGYAPGIWDPFFGEGSRRVLDSAMSHSLPISDAGLGTLAYTFEFLMGFMGGVSRWRTMPWMVALFGVLVIPLGLVHIVLVISQPLVVGAWCTLCLAAAAIMLPMIPLEVDEVVAMLQHVTRARDRGEGTWSVFWKGGDPSAAEEDEGGIELVELPERPGVVLRASVRGFSAPVPLLLTALGGLALMVLPGLQGVGGTAADVFHLGGALLLVVAVIAMAEVLRSARMLAVLLGGSVAVAAWVVDAPLGFALVGTLIAVTAAGAALPRGPVLDRYGTWDRFIR
- a CDS encoding NAD(P)/FAD-dependent oxidoreductase — its product is MDAVVVGSGPNGLCAAIELARHGIAVRVFEAQPDPGGGVRSYAGTEPGFVHDLCSAVHPLAVASPFLDSLDLEGAGLEWVHPRVPLAHVLEGEEPVLLHVSPDETADNLDGQDRAAWTGWTAALLRDWDALLDDILRPLRIPRHPVVTGRFALSALRSARGLAERRFGGRRARALLAGVSAHSVRPLSAPGSAAQGVVLTLAGHAVGWPFPRGGAGALTRALVRILERFGGAVETSHRVDSLDELPPARATLLDLTPWQVLRVAGDRLPARYAHALRRYRYGPGVFKVDWALSEPIPWRHAAASGAGTVHVGGTLDDVDAAVTAPHHQRLPDAPFLILAQPSLFDDTRAPGSMHTAWGYCHVPHGSHADRVAEMEAQVERYAPGFTDVVRARAVRSPETLQRDNANLVGGDIGGGAQTLRQTVFRPAVRWDPYRTPVPGLFLCSSSTPPGGGVHGLCGARAADRALEQTFGIRPTPWSAGSHSLRAPGGVACHAR
- a CDS encoding DUF4235 domain-containing protein; amino-acid sequence: MSRSLSWRIAAGLSIMAAGALTRLILRKGWKAALHADPPVDPDAKDVRWQEALGWGLLSAAGASVARLLAQRGARRGWRALTGGDPPD
- a CDS encoding c-type cytochrome; the encoded protein is MRVTRRCVLWALVGVVGVGALAVLAGAIPIRASVGHWPPTRWLLQLAKGRAVATQSLAVEAPPPLDDPARVLRGAGHYQGGCRPCHGAPGIEPSRITEEMTPTPPLLAVHRIDERSDRELFFVVKHGIKFTGMPAWVARERDDEVWDVVAFLRRLPDLDEAGYAGLVWGPPRDAVEPAAGDAGTEEAAPGIVREICARCHGLDGTGRAGDAFPHLAGQRAAYLQHSLAAYTSGARASGIMQPIAVAIEASERAAAVAWYASRARPSEPTLGPADTLRVLGRALAEQGDAARRIAACDACHGSDAPTPGVYPRLSGQPADYLERQLELFARGVRGGSIWSAIMREVAKPLTPADRAALAAWYGRDGATPPE
- a CDS encoding cytochrome c oxidase assembly protein: MRGRLLTGTLALGLLALLWSGVLPRLAPGPFSAHMVVHMGVVAVVAPLLAFALAGSGLDPVRGHPARLPALPLTAVEFMVVWGWHLPVLHHAARAGGMALLLEQGSFLLAGLAVWMSALGGDAAERAGRAAVGTVALLLTSMHMTLLGALLGLAPRPLYHAGAARAALRDQQVGGALMLGVGGVVYLVAGVALTAALLGGRRVRHPMEEAS